The window ATAAAAAACATACTATGAACTATGCCTAAACTTTTACCTAGCAAGGTTCAAAATTGTCGCACACTAGTCTAATATCTCGCATAGGATGAAGTGAAAATGAATGAGGAGGGTTCGCTCGCAATGGGAGAATACAGAGAGATTATCACGAAAGCGGTTGTGGCGAAAGGACGTAAATTTACACAATCCAAACACACAATTTGCCCTGCACACCATCCGTCCAGCATTCTCGGCTGCTGGATTATTAACCATAAATACGAGGCAAAAAAGGTCGGTAGAACGGTGGAGATTGTCGGGACTTATGACATCAACGTTTGGTACTCTTATAGCGATAACACAAAGACAGAAGTAGTTACTGAACGTGTCGGTTATTCCGATGTCATCAAGTTAAAAAATCGTGA of the Bacillus sp. 1NLA3E genome contains:
- a CDS encoding outer spore coat protein CotE, yielding MGEYREIITKAVVAKGRKFTQSKHTICPAHHPSSILGCWIINHKYEAKKVGRTVEIVGTYDINVWYSYSDNTKTEVVTERVGYSDVIKLKNRDPDSFEDQEVIARVLQQPNCTEAVISSSGNKITVHVEREFLVEVIGETKVCVSIHPGKCNCDDDDWGMDLNDDEFADLNPDFLVGSEEE